Genomic segment of Saprospira sp. CCB-QB6:
CCAACCCTTTAAATCTACTTTTCAACCTCCGTCCAATAATCATCAAGTATCCAGAGGTACATCTTTCCTTGTATACTCATCATACGATTGGGAAATAATTCCTTATCCACCCCTTTAGATACAGCTGTTAATTTCCTAAAGTTATAGACTGTTACCGTATCGTATCCACTGAAATCAAATTTACTGCTATCTAAGGGAAAAACACCTTCTTTTGCTGTTTCTAAAAACGCATAAAGCGGTTCCTGCCAACAAACGGCTCTTTCATAAAGCACCGTATCTTTTCCATATATTAACTGCCCTTTCTTTATTTCGTAGCGCTTAGATTGCGCCTTTCTTAAGTCTTCTTTTGTAGACCGACCTAAATAATCTGCTCCCCACCTCAATGAGCCCAAACGAAGCCCCTCTCCCTGCTTATAAATCCCTATAAGGTCATTAAGCAAGCCCTTAGCACTATCTGTTGGAACCGTGTTCGCCTCTTCCTCTCTAATCGGAGAAGGTTTCTTCTCCACAAAGTGGGTATACTCAAATTGCTCCTCTCTCTCTAACTCCATAAAATAATCCTCAATTGGAAAAATATAGTACCGGCCATTAATGACCATGATGTTGTAAAAATTGGGAGGATCTTCCTCTAAAGTCAATACATAATAATCTACGCTATCTCTCCATTTAAACCTAGATGTATCTACCGGAAACACCCCCGAGGTTCCTGTTCCTAAGAAGGTGGTAAGTCGCCATCTGGATAAATCTACTTTTTTTAGTGAAAAGGTATCCTCTCCATAAATATATCGATCCCGCTCTATAATAAGCGCTTTATCTTTTTCGGCTTCGGCTACTTCTATTGAGGTATTCCCTAGGTGATTTCGCCCCCATTTTACCGAACCAATTTTCTCCATTTTAACCCCTTTGTAGTGTCCCAAAATATTTTGAAATAACAGATCACAACTATCGGCATCTAGTATTCGATCATTACATACACAATTAGATTTTGGAGGCAAGTCCTCAGCAGGCTTTTCTGCCAGAACCTCCTCGCTAGGCCCTTCTTGGGTCGGCGTTTCAGAAAACTGACAGGACAATAGTACCCAAAAACAAAGGATGCTGTAGCTAATTTTTTTCATTCTATTTTCTCTAATAAATAACTAATTCTTTTGGTTTAGGAAAATTCTTTAACACAGAACTTCTTTTTATCATCTGAGGGATATCTCCATAGTCATAAATTCCAAAATTATACATCTCCGCTTCCGCTTTTCGTCTAGGAAGTAAGCCTTTTTCATATCGCGATCCAAGGCTAAGGTTTACGAAGCCATTATGTATTTCTGAGGCAGTTGCATCATTATTCTCCACTAATTTCGTAAACGTTACTTTACCTAAGACAGAAGGTGCTCCAAAATTGTATGATAAAGAACTTATAGCATCATACTCATGCTGTGTCATCCTCAGTTTTCCAAATTTACTGTTCAACATTCCTTTATTAATCCTAGCTGCATCAAATAACCAGGATATCGCAAGTTCTTTACTAACCTCACCAAAAGTCCATGTTGCACCATAATCAATCTGTAGTCCATAGCCAACAGCATACCCTCCAACATTCTTAGGAAGAGATATATACTGCTCTCCAGATGCTATAGCTGAGGCTCCTGCATCAGATAGGCTAAACTCTTCAAATAACTTTGTCTTATGTTTTTCAACGCAACCATCAGAATTATACACTACTTTCTCAATATATTTTTCATTCTCATATTTACGAATAAATGCATTTTGAACAGTTCCTGCTGGGCTTTCTCTTATAACATTTTCTTGATCCAAAGAATGAGGGTTTGATTCAGCATAAACTTTACCTCCACGCTCATAGCCCTTTATATTGTATCCAATCCACTCATAATTTTCTATTTCATCTGAATCTGGTTTTACAGGATCCCCATTTTTATTTACAGGAAGCCACTCTCTCCCCTCCAAATCAATCCCATCAATCACCCGATTCTCCGCAAAAGCATAGCAGCTATTCCAGGGATACTCCGGCGCAAGTGGGTCCACAGACAAAAAGCGGCCAACCCTCGCATTATGGATACGATACTTAAACACCACTCCCATATCAGGATCCTCCTCTTGCCCATTAAACCCAAAACGATACCCCTCCCCACTCACAAACTTACGCCCAGGCATTTCCCAACCAAAAGGATAATATAGACTAGCCGAAGAAACCTGCGCCAGATAATAATCTGCCTGTCCCGTTTGACTGCTGTCTTGGCCCAAAGATTTATCGCTGACCGTAGCCAGGACGTTGCTGAGCTGGTTGGACAGCTCGTAGCGGCGGCGGCCCAGCTCATTTTATTTCAAAGAACGAGGTCTAAAGGTAGTATTTTTTATCTTTTTTTGGGGCCTGCCGCCTAAGGCGGCCGGGCTGTTTCGCAGCTCGCTGTTCGCTCGGCCCTTCGGCGCTTTCAGCGCCTTGGTCTGGCCTAACGGCCACTGCTGTCCATCCCTAGGCCTGCGGCGGCTTCGCCGCCTGTAGGATGGATATATATATACCTGTAGGTTGAAACCCACAGCAACCAAAGCGGCCATACCAAACGCAATAAAAATGGGCCGATGGTTAAAACCATCGGCCCATAACTAGAAAGGCTAATTTCCTGCATCTAGAAGGAGCGAAGCGACTGGCCTAGCGATGCGAAAGGGGGCGGCGAAGCCGCAGACCAAGCAAAAAACTTGTTTTTTTGCGCAGGGCCGAGCGAACAGCGAGCCAGCGAATAGCCCGGCCGCCCTAGGCGGCAGGCCCCAAAATTTCAAATAATGAATTAGAGTTATCTGATAATCAAAACTATTTTACAAAGTTAAGAAACTGCAGATACCCTCTATTTCTATAACTTAGTACATGATTAACAACTAGTGCCGTAGCCTACCTCAAGAACTCTGACACTAGCGAAAAGAGTACTACTTTCTATTAAGGTACTAGTACCTTTAAATCTATTATATTCTTTTGATTTTCAATTTCTACAATCAATACTTTTATATCAACAATGTTTGAATCGCCTAAACATTGTATCCCACCTTCAAGATAATACAACCAATTTCCATTATTCAATTTTTTTTCTGGAGCCCCAAGTTTTGAACTAATATTTCTAATATCGACTCCAATTATTTTAGTCTTATTTTCAATTAACAACTGAAAATTATTTGCTCTAAAAGACCCGCAACCCTTTTTATCTCTCCTCCATTGCTTAAAAAAAGCATCATTGAAAATCACGACTTCTCCCCTACTTCTTACACAGGAAAAAAATAATGTCGCAATTATAATTATACAGCTTAACCTAATCTCCTTTCTCATGATACTCGTTTTTTAGGGTTCCTAAATCAGCCTTACCTTCATGATCAAACTGTAGTTGATCTAGTCCAAGATTTTCTATATCTTTTTGAGTTACTTTCCTTTTATTTGGGTCTACTGTTGCACCCTGTTCAAGTTGTAATACATCAAAACCTGCATAATGTCCTTTCGTAATTGTCCCCATACGTGTTATACTTTTCGTGCTATTCCATTGATAGTCTGGATCTACTATTGATCCTCTAGGAGCCATAATAGATATCCCTTCAGGCACACCACGTAGATCAGCAGCTGACGCGTACTGATTGTTTCCATACGAAATCAAAACATTTCCAGTTGGATGATCTAATCCCCAACTATGCCCCATTTCATGTCCTTCCGTTTTAGTATTATTGTG
This window contains:
- a CDS encoding RHS repeat-associated core domain-containing protein, encoding MGQDSSQTGQADYYLAQVSSASLYYPFGWEMPGRKFVSGEGYRFGFNGQEEDPDMGVVFKYRIHNARVGRFLSVDPLAPEYPWNSCYAFAENRVIDGIDLEGREWLPVNKNGDPVKPDSDEIENYEWIGYNIKGYERGGKVYAESNPHSLDQENVIRESPAGTVQNAFIRKYENEKYIEKVVYNSDGCVEKHKTKLFEEFSLSDAGASAIASGEQYISLPKNVGGYAVGYGLQIDYGATWTFGEVSKELAISWLFDAARINKGMLNSKFGKLRMTQHEYDAISSLSYNFGAPSVLGKVTFTKLVENNDATASEIHNGFVNLSLGSRYEKGLLPRRKAEAEMYNFGIYDYGDIPQMIKRSSVLKNFPKPKELVIY